Below is a window of Leucobacter sp. Psy1 DNA.
CCAGGCCGTAGCCGCCGAGGTACAGCTGTACGTACTGCGTGAGCGAGGAGTGCCCCGCTGAGAGGATGAACCGGTCACGGCCGATCCACGCGTGGTCAGAGGGGTCGTGGCGCATCACCTTCTGGTGCAGGAGATACGACACGGGAGCCAGGCTGATCGCGGTACCGGGGTGGCCGTTCCCGACCTTCTCCACCGCGTCCGCCGCGAGTACTCGCGCCGTATCCACGGCCCGGTCGTCCAGCTCATTCCACTGCAGGTCGCTTGCCAATAGCCCAGCCTCTCTCACTCGGTGCGCACCGCCGCGGTGCACACCCTGCCCAGCCTACAGGGGAGCACGGTAGGATGGACATGATGTCCACCGAGATTCCCACCTCATCCGCGGTTCGCGCGACTCCCGCCCGTCCGACCTTCGGTCGCACGCTGAAAGCCTACGTCGCACTCACGAAACCGCGTGTCATGGAGCTGCTGCTCGTCGTCACGGTTCCGGCGATGATCCTGGCGCAGCAGGGTCTGCCGAATCTCTGGCTCGTCGTCGCCACCCTCATCGGCGGCGCTATGAGCGCCGGTTCGGCCGGCGCGTTCAACTGCTACCTCGACCGCGACATGGACCGCAAGATGCGGCGCACGAAGAATCGCCCGCTGGTGACGGGCGAGATCTCCGACCGCAGCGCGCTCGTCTTCGCCTGGGTGCTCGGCGCGGCCTCCATCGTGTGGTTGTACGCCACCACGAACTGGGTCGCCGCGGCGCTCTCCGCAGCCGCGATCTTCTTCTACGTCGTCGTCTACACGCTCCTCCTGAAGCGTCACAGCGAGCAGAACATCATCTGGGGCGGTATCGCGGGCTGCTTCCCGGTCCTCATCGGGTGGGCGGCTGTCACGGGAGACGTCGGCTGGCCCGCGTGGGCGTTCTTCCTCATCATCTTCCTTTGGACTCCGGCGCACTACTGGCCGCTCTCCATGCGGTACCGCGAGGATTACGCAGCCGCTGGGGTGCCGATGCTCGGCGTCGTCCGCGGACGGGTGACCGTCGGCCTGCAGATCATCCTCTACGCGTGGGCGACGGTGGCCTCGAGTCTGCTGCTGATCCCTGCCGCCGGAATCGGATGGGTTTACACCATCGTGGCCGTGCTGTCCGGGGCGTACTTCATCCTGCAGGCGCATCGCCTGTACGGCAGCGCCATCCGCGGGCAGGAGGGCAAGCCGATGCAGGTCTTCCACGGCTCGATCTCTTATTTGTCGATCCTCTCGATCGCCATCGCCGTCGATCCGCTGCTTCCGTTCTGATCGCTGCGCGCCAGACCCGGTCGCGATTGAGTCGAGCGATACTGGGGGATCGCTGAGAGATTCCTCGTCTCACGGCAGACTCGGGGAGTGCCGACCCGCCTGAGGCGTACTGTGACGCTGTGATCACGAACGATGTCGTCGGACAAACCTCGACGGCCGCGCCCGCAGGGCCCGTCCGCAGGTGGCTCCTCGCCTCCACGGTCGAGGACCCGGGGAGTCACACAGGCCCCCACGGCCGCCCGCGACCCGACCGTGGCCGCCCCTGGTGGCAGGTGATGTGCCTCACCGGTGTCGACTACTTCTCGACGCTCGGCTACCAGCCCGCGCTGGCCGCAGTCGCCGCAGGGGCGATCGCACCGGTGGCGACGATCGTGCTCGTGCTCGTGACGTTGTGCGGCGCGCTTCCGGTCTACCGACGCGTCGCCCGCGAGAGCCCGAACGGCACGGGCTCACTCGCCATGCTCGCAGCGCTCTTCCCGCACTGGCGCGGCAAGCTCATCGTCCTCGTGCTCCTCGGGTTCGTCGCGACGGACTTCATGATCACGATGACGCTTTCGGCGGCTGACGCCACGGCTCACCTGGTAGAAAATCCGGCCGTCGCTCGGATGTTGGGAACTTCCGAGTCCGGCGCGACCCGGGTAGGGGAGGGGCCGCTCGGCATCGTCATCACCATCGGGTTCCTCACGGCGCTCGCACTGGTGTTCCTGCGCGGGTTCGCGGAGGCGATCCGGCTCGCGTCGGTGCTCGTCGCGCTCTTCCTCGCACTCAACGCCGTCGTGATCGCCGTCTCGCTCGGTCAGCTCGCAGCGCAGCCGCCGGTCGTCACCGACTGGTGGAGCACGCTGACAACTCAGCACGGCGACCCCTGGCTCGTCGTGGCGATCGCCCTGCTCGTCTTCCCGAAACTCGCACTCGGTCTGTCCGGTTTCGAGACGGGCGTCGCCGTGATGCCGCAGATCCGCGGCGACCGGATCGCCGGCGCGCGCAAACTCCTCGCCACCTCCGCCGCGATCATGAGCGTCTTCCTGGTCACCTCGTCCCTCGTCACGGTCACGCTCATCCCCGCGAGCGCGTTCGGCCCGGATGGCGAAGCACACGGTCGCGCGCTCGCCTACCTCGCCCATCAGTATCTGGGCGAGGGTTTCGGCAGCGTCTATGACGCGACGACGATCGCGATCCTCTGGTTCGCCGGGGCATCGGCGCTCGCCGGTCTCATCAACGTCGTCGGCCGCTATCTGCCTCACTACGGCATGGCTCCGGCGTGGACCAGAGCCACACGTCCACTCGTGCTCGTCCTCCTCGGCGTCGCCATCCTCGTCACCCTGGCATTCGGCGGAAGCGTCGAAGCCCAGGGTGGGGCCTACGCCACGGGCGTGCTCGTACTCATCTGCTCGGCCGCTCTGGCGGTCACCGTCTCGGCGCACCGCGCAGGGCACCGCACAGCCGCCCGCGTCTACGGCGGGATCACAGCGGTGTTCGCTTATACGGCGGGCGCGAACATCATCGAGCGCCCCGACGGCATCAAAGTCGCCGCCTGCTTCATCGCGGGCATCCTCGTCGTGAGCGCCGTCTCCCGCATCGCCAGATCGACCGAACTTCGCGCGACTGCCGTCCACCTCGATGACGCGGCGCGCGGCCTCGTCGCGGGACCGGCGGATCAGCCGCTGCTGCTCATCGCGCACGATCCACGCGACTGCACAGCCGAACGGTATCGCGCGAAGCTCAGTCACGCCGAGGCGGCTCACGGACTCTGCGGGGCCGGTGCGATCTTCCTGGAAGTGTCCGTTCCCGACAGCTCCGAGTTCGAGCAGGAGCTGATGGTGCACGGCACCCATCGTCACGGGTACCCGGTGCTCGAGGTCAGCGGCCCGACGGTCCCCAACGCGCTTGCCGCGGTCGCACTGAGCCTCAGGGACGCCTCCGGCAGAAAGCCCCACCTCTTCTTCCGCTGGACCGAGGGGAACCCGGTGCTCGAGGGACTCCGGTTCTTCCTGCTCGGCGAGGGCGAGATTGCTGCCGTGACCCGTGAAGTGCTTCGCGCAGCTGAGCATGATCCGACGCGCAGACCCTGGGTGCACGCCGCGTAGCGCCGGTGCGTTTCTCTCGCGCTAATCTGGGCGCATGCACCCTGAGGAATCCGCGCACACCGACACCAGGCTCGTCGCACTCGGCCGTCCGGTCGCCGAGAACGCCGCCGCTCTGAATCCGCCGATCGTGCTCACATCGACGTTCCGGAGCGCCGGTGATCCGGAGGAGGGGGACCGCGTGTACGCGCGCTACTCCAACCCGACCTGGGAACCGCTCGAGGCGGCGATCGCCGATCTCGAGGGCTCCGAGGTCCCCGGCCTGGCATACGCCTCGGGCATGGCGGCCGTCGCGGCGGCCTTTTCGCTGGTGCCCGTCGGCGGGACCGTCGTCGTCCCGAGCGCCTCCTACAACGGCACCATCGGACTCGCGCGCGAACTCTCTGCAGGCGGTGCGCTCGTGCTCCGCGAGATCGACCCGCTCGATCTCGCTGCTACGGAAGCGGCCCTCGACGGAGCCGACCTCCTGTGGATCGAATCGCCGACGAACCCGATGCTCGACGTCGTCGACCTGCCTGCGCTCGTCGCGGCCGCTCGGGAGCGCCGGGTGACGGTCGTCGTCGACAACACCTTCAGCACCCCGCTCCGACAGCGACCGCTGCTCGTTGGCGCGGACGTGGTGGTCCACTCGGCGACGAAGTACATCTCCGGCCATTCCGACGTGGTGCTCGGCCTCCTCATCGCCCGCGATGCGGATGTGCGCGAGCGACTGCTGCGCCAGCGGACCCTGCACGGCGCGATCCCCGGCCCGTTCGAGGCATGGCTCGCGCTGCGCGGGCTGCGCACGCTCGCCCTGCGCCTCGACCGCTCCGAGGCGAATGCGCACGAGCTCGCCCGGCGCCTTGAACACCACCCGGCACTGGCTCGGGTACGGTACCCCGGCTTGCCCGCCGATCCGAATCACGAGCGCGCGAGGGCGCAACTCGACGGGTACGGCGCGGTGGTCTCGATCGAGCTCGACTCGGTGGAGCGCGCCGACGCCGTTGTCTCGGCACTGCGCGTCTTCACCCCGGCGACGAGTCTCGGCGGCGTCGAATCTCTCGTCGAGCGCCGGAGGCGGCACCCTGCGGAGCCCCGCGAAGTGCCAGCCGGACTGATCCGCCTGAGCATCGGCATCGAGCACGTCGACGATCTCTGGCGAGACCTTGAGCAGGCACTCGAGTACGCGACGGGGACTACGGGAGACTGACCTCGGCGACCGGGCGCTTCACGCGAAGCACATTGAGCGTCATTGTCGCCGCCGTCAGTGCGGCGAGCACCATGTGGATACCGACGGCGAGCGGGGGGAGTCCGGCATTGGCCTGGTAGATGCCGACCGCGATCTGCACGAGCAGCAGCGCGAGCAGCAGCGAGGCGGACGGCAGGGTCCTCAACCGTCTCGCCGAGGACCAGGCGACCAGCACGATCACCAGCACGAGCGTGATGTAGCCCGGCCAGGCGTGAAGGTGGCTCAGCAGCGTCGCGTCGAAGCCGTCGCGCACCACCGTCTCGTCGCCCGAATGCGGGCCGTTGCCGGTGGTGAGCACGCCCATGAAGACGATGATGGCCATGAACAGCGTCGTGACGTGGGTGAGGATCGCGTACCCCTTCGGAACCGCCCGCGCTCGGGCGCCGCCCGGCTCGCGCATCCGCACGAGGTACGCGGCGGTGACGCACACGATGATGAGCGACACGGTGTAGTGGAAGCCGACGAGCACGGCATCGAGCCGCTCCCACACAACGATTCCGCCGACGACGGCCTGCAGCGCCACCAGCACGAGCACCACGATCGAGATCGCGAAGAGATCACGACGCTCCCGGCGGATGCGGAAGCTCAGGATCACGACGAGGATCGCGGCGAGCAGCAGCGGACCGCTGATCGTGCGATTGCCGAACTCGATCAATCCGTGAATGCCCATCTCCGGCGTGGGCGTCAGCGATCCCGGCACGCACGAGGGCCACTCACTGCACCCGAGACCCGATCCGGTGAGGCGTACCGCACCACCTGTAGCGATAATCGTCACGTTCAGAATGAACGAGATCCACGCCGTCACGGACAGGAATCGACCGATATGCGGGCGCGTCGCGACTGAGGGTGATGACACCGAGGCTCCTCTCGAGGCACGGCATTCCCAGGAGATCATCCGAGAGTCCCTCACTATTTCGCGAGGAAATCTGTAGAATGGGAAGCTGTGGTTGCGTTCCGTGGCCCCGAGGTTCGGGCAAGATCCCGAAGCACCGGAGCCCGTTCGCATCCAGAATACTGCACCGCTGCAGGGAGCTCGACGAGTACTGGGCCGATCCCGCTGATGCGGGCCGACCCGGTGGAGCCGGCTCCCGCAGCGGGAACGATCGAGGGATGGAAACGATGCCAGAGGTGCTGATTGATCGGCCAGAGCTTGAGAGCCTGGGCCAGTACGAGTTCGGGTGGCACGACGCCGATGAGGCGGGTGCCATCGCTAAGCGCGGCCTCAGCGAGCAGGTCGTGCGCGAGATCTCCGAGCTCAAGAACGAGCCGGAGTGGATGCTGCAGCGACGCCTGAAGGCCCTGCAGATCTTCGGCCGCAAGCCGATGCCGACGTTCGGCGCCGATCTCTCCGAGATCGACTTCGACAACATCAAGTACTTCGTGCGCTCCACGGAGAAGCAGGCCACCACTTGGGAGGACCTGCCCGAGGAGATCAAGAACACGTACGAGAAGCTCGGCATCCCCGAGGCGGAGCGCCAGCGCCTCGTTGCCGGCGTCGCGGCTCAGTACGAGTCGGAGGTCGTCTACCACCAGATCCGCGAGGATCTCGAGGAGCAGGGCGTGCTCTTCCTCGACACCGACACGGCGCTGCGCGAGCACCCGGAGATCTTCGAGGAGTACTTCGGGACCGTCATTCCATCGGGCGATAACAAGTTCGCCGCGCTCAACACCGCCGTGTGGTCGGGCGGCTCATTCGTCTACGTGCCGAAGGGCGTCCACGTCGAGATTCCGCTCCAGGCCTACTTCCGCATCAACACGGAGAACATGGGCCAGTTCGAACGGACGCTCATCATCGCCGACGAGGACAGCTACGTCCACTACATCGAGGGCTGCACGGCCCCGATCTACAAGTCGGACTCGCTGCACTCCGCCGTCGTCGAGATCGTCGTGAAGAAGAACGCCCGCGTGCGCTACACGACGATCCAGAACTGGTCGAACAACGTCTACAACCTCGTCACGAAGCGCGCCGTCGCGGAAGAGGGTGCGACGATGGAGTGGGTCGACGGCAACATCGGCTCCAAGGTGACCATGAAGTACCCCTCGATCTTCCTCACGGGTGAGCGCGCCAAGGGCGAGACGCTGTCGGTGGCTTTCGCCGGCCCCGGACAGCACCAGGACGCCGGTGCGAAGATGATCCACCTGGCGCCCCACACCAAGTCCTCGATCCTCTCGAAGTCGATCGCGCGCGGAGGCGGGCGCACCGGCTATCGCGGTGAGGTCCGCGTCGATGCCAACGCGCATCACGCCGCGAACTCCGTGGTCTGCGACGCCCTGCTCGTCGACACCATTTCGCGCAGCGACACGTACCCCGCGATCGACATCCGCACCGACGATGCCGTGCTCGGCCACGAGGCGACGGTGTCGCGGGTGAGCGAGGAGCAGCTCTTCTACCTGATGAGCCGCGGGCTGGCCGAAGAAGAGGCCATGGCGATGATCGTGCGCGGCTTCATCGAGCCGATCGCACGCGAGCTGCCCATGGAGTACGCACTCGAACTGAACAAGCTCATCGAGATGGGCATGGAAGGATCCGTCGGATAATGACCGAAGCTGTCGCAACGAAGACTGCGGAGACCCCGGGCGGCACCGCCCAGCACGGACTGCAGGCGCACTCGGACGGCGGGTGGGATTTCGGCGCTCCGGTGCAGACGCGCTCCGCGCGTTTCACCTCGACGGATGTCGCTGATTTCCCCGCCGTGACGGGGCGCGAGGGGAACTGGAAGTTCACCCCGGTGGCCGAGCTCGGCACGCTGCTCGACGGTGTCCTCGACGGTTCGCAGCCGAGCGATGACGCCTCGTCGATCGAGGGCCTCTCACTCGAGTGGATCGATGGTGACTCCGAGCTCATCGGACGCGCCGGAACGCCCGAGGACCGGGCGGCCGCGAATGCCTGGACCCACTTCGAGAAGGCGCTGTACGTGAACGTCAGCGGAGAGCACGACGAGGCCCTTACGCTCGACCGTCGCGGATTCGGCACCGAGGCGCGCGCGGCACACACCGTCATCGAGGCGGCGCCGCGCTCGAACGCCGTCGTGATCCTGAAGCACACCGGCCCCGCACACCTCACCGAGAACGTTGAGGTCGTCGTCGGAGAGGGTGCGCAGCTCACCCTCGTGTCGGTGCAGCAGTGGGACGAGGGCGCGATTCACCTCTCGAGCCACTTCGCCCAGGTCGGGCGCGACGCGAGCCTCAAGCACATCGTCGTCTCGCTCGGCGGCGGCATCGTTCGCGTGAACCCCACGATCCACCTCGATTCCGAGGGCGGCAACGGCGAGGCGCTCGGCGCATACTTCGCCGATGCCGGTCAGCACTTGGAGCACCAGGTCTACATGGACCACAATGCCCCGCACACCCGCAGCCGGGTCACCTACAAGGGTGCGCTCCGCGGCGAGGGCGCGCACACCGTGTGGATCGGCGACGTGCTCATCCGCAACAGCGCGAGCGGCACCGACAGCTACGAGCAGAACCGCAACCTCGTGCTCTCCGAGGGCACGCGCGCGGATTCGATCCCGAACCTCGAGATCGAGACCGGCGACATCGCCGGAGCCGGTCACGCCTCGGCCACCGGCCGGTTCGATGACGAGCACCTGTTCTACCTGCAGAGCCGCGGCATCTCCGAGGAGGAGGCGCGTCGACTCGTCGTGCGCGGCTTCCTGCTCGAGGTCATCCAGCAGATCGGTGAGCCCGACATCGAGGCGCAGCTCCAGGCCGCGATCGAGGCCGAGCTCTCCGAAAGCGCCGCGTAAGCCGTGGCCCGACAGAAGGCACTCGCACTGAGCGACCTCGTCCAGGACCAGGCGACGCGCGTCGTCATCGACGATGTTCCGATCGCCGTCGTGCTCGACAGCGAGGGATCGGTCCACGCCATCGGCGACACCTGCAGCCACGGGCAGATCAGCCTGGCCGAAGGGTTCGTCGAGGGCGACACGCTCGAGTGCTGGGCGCACGGCTCGGCATTCTCCCTCTGCACCGGTATCCCGCAGAACCTGCCGGCGTACGAGCCGGTTCCCGTCTATGTCGTCGAGATCGTCGACGGCGATGTGTACATCGACCCCAACGTTACGAAAGAGATTCAACAATGACCTCCGTTCTGGAAATCAAGGACCTGCATGTCAGCGTCGAGACCGATCAGGGGAGCAAGCAGATCCTGAAGGGCGTGAACCTCACGCTGCGTCAGGGTGAGACTCACGCCATCATGGGCCCGAACGGCTCGGGCAAGTCCACGCTCGCCTACGCGATCGCCGGCCACCCCCGGTACACCGTCGACAGCGGCTCGATCCTGCTCGACGGCGAAGAGGTGCTCGAGATGGGCGTCGACGAGCGGGCTCAGGCCGGTCTGTTCCTCGCCATGCAGTACCCGGTCGAGATCCCCGGCGTGACCAACGCCAACTTCCTCCGCACCGCCAAGACGGCGATCGAGGGCGAGGCTCCGGCGATCCGCACCTGGATGAAGGACGTCAAGGGCGCCATGGAGAATCTGCGCATGGACTCCTCCTTCGCCGAGCGCAACGTGAACGAGGGCTTCTCGGGCGGCGAGAAGAAGCGCAACGAGATCCTGCAGCTCGAACTGCTGAAGCCGGCCTTCGCCGTGCTCGACGAGACCGACTCCGGCCTCGACGTCGACGCGTTGAAGATCGTCGCGGAGGGCGTGAACCGCGCGAAGGAGAACACGGGGCTCGGCGTGATGCTCATCACGCACTACACCCGGATCCTCCGCTACATCAAGCCCGACTTCGTGCACGTCTTCGTGAACGGCCGCGTCGCGGAAGAGGGCGGCCCCGAGCTCGCCGATCGCCTCGAGGAAGAGGGCTATGACCGCTTCCTCACCCCGGCGGCGTAGACTCGTCGACGCGAGTTCCGCAGCCGAATCCATCCGAGGAGGACCGCATGAGTGAGACCATTCCGGCCACGTCGATCGCCCCCGAGTTCCGGGAGCAGGCGATCGAGGCGCTGAAGGACGTCGCCGACCCCGAACTCGGCGTGAACATCGTCGACCTCGGCCTCATCTACGACCTCGCGTTCGACGAGGAGCATGACGCGCTCGTCATCAGCATGACGCTGACGAGCGCCGGCTGCCCGCTCACGGACGTGATCGAGAACGACATCGCCGAGGCGCTCGACGGCCTGGTCACGGCCTTCCGCATCAACTGGGTGTGGATGCCGCCGTGGACGCCCGAGCGGATCACCGATGACGGGCGCGATATGATGAGGGCTTTGGGGTTCGCCATCTAAGAGGGTTCGCCCGGCACCCAGCCCCGCCCCACCCCCGCAGATTCGGGTCAGTTCGGCACAGTGTTGCGCACGCGCACCCTGTCGAACTGACCCGAATCTGCGTGTGAACACTGTTTTTGAGGAGAACGTTCCGTGATTATCGTCGAGGACCTCGCGATCGACGTCGGCGCACGCCGACTCATGTCCGAGGTGTCGTTCCGCGTGAACCCCGGTGACAAGATCGGGCTCGTCGGGCGCAACGGCGCAGGGAAGACGACGCTCACGCGAACCCTCTCCGGGGAGCTCCAGCCCGCGGAGGGATCCGTCTCGGTGAAGGGGGAGCTCGGCTTCCTCCCGCAGGACACGCGGACAGGGGACCCCGAGCAGCTCGCCCGACACCGCATTCTCGACGCGCGCGGTCTCGGATCGCTGACGAAGAACATCGCCCGCGCCACCGAGGAGATGGGCTCTGACGATCCCGCGAAGGCCGAGAAGGCGATGAAGCGCTTCGGATCGCTCACGGACCGGTTCCAGGCTCTCGGTGGATACTCGGCCGAGGCAGAAGCCGCCTCGATCTCGCACAACCTCGGGCTGCCCGACCGAATCCTGGATCAGCCGCTGAAGACGCTTTCGGGCGGCCAGCGTCGCCGTATCGAGCTGGCGAGGATCCTGTTCTCCGATGCCGACACCATGATCCTCGACGAGCCGACGAACCACCTCGACGCCGATTCGATCGTGTGGCTCCGGGAGTTTCTCAAGAGCTACAAGGGCGGCGTGATCGTGATCTCCCACGACATCGACCTCGTCGGCGAAACCGTGAACCGGGTCTTCTACCTCGACGCGAACCGTCAGGTCATCGACGTCTACAACATGGGCTGGAAGCTCTACCAGCGCCAGCGCGCCGCCGACGAGGAGCGCCGTCGCAAAGAACGCGCCAACGTCGAGAAGAAGGCCTCAGCCCTCAAGGATCAGGCGGCGAAGTTCGGGGCGAAGGCCTCGAAGGCGGCCGCTGCACATCAGATGGTGGCGCGCGCCGAGCGGATGCTCTCCGGCCTCGAGGACGAGCGCCAGGTCGAGCGGGTCGCGAAGCTCCGCTTTCCCGAGCCATCGCCCTGCGGCAAGACGCCGCTGCAGGCGGAGGGGCTCTCGAAGTCCTACGGGTCGCTCGAGATCTTCGCGGGAGTCGATCTCGCCATCGACCGCGGTTCGAAAGTCGTGGTCCTGGGGTTGAACGGCGCGGGCAAGACCACGCTGCTGCGCCTCCTCGCCGGCGTCGACGAGCCCGACACGGGAGGCATCGTCGCCGGGCACGGGTTGAAGGTCGGGTACTACGCCCAGGAGCACGAGACGCTCGATCACCGTGCGACGATCCTGCAGAACATGGTGTCGGTCTCCCAGCATCTGACGGAGACCGAGGCGCGGAAGGTACTCGGCTCGTTCCTCTTCACGGGGGATGACGTGCACAAGCCGGCCGGCGTGCTCTCAGGCGGCGAGAAGACGCGACTCGCTCTGGCGATGCTCGTGGTGTCGAGCGCCAACGTCCTGCTGCTCGACGAGCCGACGAACAACCTGGACCCCGCGAGCCGCGAGGAGATCCTGGACGCGCTCGCGCACTTCTCGGGCGCCGTCGTACTCGTGTCGCACGATCAGGGCGCCGTCGAATCGCTCAACCCGGAGCGGGTGCTCATCATGCCTGAGGCCACCGAGGACCACTGGTCGAAGGATTACCTCGAGCTCATCGAGCTGGCGTAAAGGAGCGGTCGGGGGCCGTCGCGCTTAGGAGCGCCGTTCTTCGAGTCGCGTCAGCTGAGCGCGGAGCTCCCGAACTTCTGCGAGTATCTCCGGCGTGTGGTCGTGCTCCTCGAGCTCCTCGGTCTGGATCCGGTTCATACCCTCGACGACGACCGCGACGAAGAGGTTCAACAGGATCACAGCGCCGATCAGCGAGAACCCGACGAAGTAGGCCCACACCCACGGGTGGTTCGTTGCCAGCGGAACGACGACATCGGCCCAGCCGTCGCCGATGACGATGCGGTAGAGCGAGACGAACGTGCGGCCCAGGTCGCCGTAGTTCACGGGGTCCAGCGGTGCGAACAGCGTCGTCGACGCCACCGCGAAGACGTAGAGGACCATCAGGAAGAGGCCGCCCATCGATAGGATGCCAGGGATGGACGCGACGAGTGCGTTGACGACCATGCGCATCGACCGGACCGCCGAGAGCAGACGGAACACCCGGAGCAGGCGCAGCAGCCGCAGCGCCGCGCTCGTTGAGCTCGCAGGCACCAGGGCGGCGATGACGACGACGAAGTCGAAGATGTTCCACCCGTCGGTGAAGAAGCGCCAGCCGTAGGCGTAGATGCGCAGTGCGAGCTCGATCGCGAAGATCGCGATCACGACGGCATTGATCGTCGTCAGCACCGAGCCGTGGGCCGCCAGCACCGCCGGGTAGGTCTCGAGTCCGAGGATCACGGCGTTGAAGACGATGAGCGCGATGATGGCGCGCTGGAAGCCCTTCCGCTCGACCAGTCGACGCACGCCGACGCGCACGCGCGCCCCGGGACGGGGGACCGTCGGC
It encodes the following:
- a CDS encoding ion transporter, with protein sequence MGEPTVPRPGARVRVGVRRLVERKGFQRAIIALIVFNAVILGLETYPAVLAAHGSVLTTINAVVIAIFAIELALRIYAYGWRFFTDGWNIFDFVVVIAALVPASSTSAALRLLRLLRVFRLLSAVRSMRMVVNALVASIPGILSMGGLFLMVLYVFAVASTTLFAPLDPVNYGDLGRTFVSLYRIVIGDGWADVVVPLATNHPWVWAYFVGFSLIGAVILLNLFVAVVVEGMNRIQTEELEEHDHTPEILAEVRELRAQLTRLEERRS
- a CDS encoding ABC-F family ATP-binding cassette domain-containing protein, translating into MIIVEDLAIDVGARRLMSEVSFRVNPGDKIGLVGRNGAGKTTLTRTLSGELQPAEGSVSVKGELGFLPQDTRTGDPEQLARHRILDARGLGSLTKNIARATEEMGSDDPAKAEKAMKRFGSLTDRFQALGGYSAEAEAASISHNLGLPDRILDQPLKTLSGGQRRRIELARILFSDADTMILDEPTNHLDADSIVWLREFLKSYKGGVIVISHDIDLVGETVNRVFYLDANRQVIDVYNMGWKLYQRQRAADEERRRKERANVEKKASALKDQAAKFGAKASKAAAAHQMVARAERMLSGLEDERQVERVAKLRFPEPSPCGKTPLQAEGLSKSYGSLEIFAGVDLAIDRGSKVVVLGLNGAGKTTLLRLLAGVDEPDTGGIVAGHGLKVGYYAQEHETLDHRATILQNMVSVSQHLTETEARKVLGSFLFTGDDVHKPAGVLSGGEKTRLALAMLVVSSANVLLLDEPTNNLDPASREEILDALAHFSGAVVLVSHDQGAVESLNPERVLIMPEATEDHWSKDYLELIELA